The Klebsiella sp. RHBSTW-00484 genome includes a window with the following:
- the aaeR gene encoding HTH-type transcriptional activator AaeR, translating into MERLKRMSVFARVVELGSFTAAARQLQMSVSSISQTVAKLEDELQVKLLNRSTRSLGLTEAGKIYYQGCRRMLFEAQDVHEQLYAFNNTPIGTLRIGCSSTMAQNVLARITAEMLKEYPGLSINLVTGIPAPDLIADGLDLVIRVGALQDSSLFSRRLGSMPMVLCAAKSYLHQAGCPEKPADLASHSWLEYSVRPDNEFEIIAPEGISTKLIPQGRFVTNDPMTLVRWLTAGVGVAYVPLMWVIEEINRGELEILLPSYQSDPRPVYALYTEKDKLPLKVQVCINSLTEYFVEVAKIYQGMHGRGIAR; encoded by the coding sequence ATGGAACGACTAAAACGTATGTCCGTTTTCGCCAGGGTGGTGGAACTAGGTTCTTTTACCGCCGCGGCTCGCCAGCTCCAGATGAGCGTTTCTTCCATCAGTCAGACTGTAGCCAAACTGGAAGATGAGCTGCAGGTTAAGCTGCTCAACCGCAGCACTCGCAGCCTTGGTTTAACAGAAGCAGGGAAAATCTACTACCAGGGCTGCCGGCGAATGCTGTTCGAAGCCCAGGATGTCCATGAGCAGCTATACGCTTTTAACAACACGCCTATCGGTACGCTGCGCATCGGTTGTTCTTCAACTATGGCACAGAATGTCCTGGCTCGCATTACCGCCGAAATGCTCAAAGAGTATCCCGGGTTGTCGATAAACCTGGTGACCGGCATCCCTGCCCCAGACTTGATTGCTGACGGCCTGGACCTGGTGATTCGCGTGGGAGCCTTGCAGGATTCCAGCCTGTTTTCCCGTCGCCTGGGGTCGATGCCGATGGTGCTCTGTGCCGCGAAAAGCTACCTCCATCAGGCTGGATGTCCGGAAAAACCCGCAGATCTTGCCAGCCACTCCTGGCTTGAGTACAGCGTCCGCCCGGATAACGAGTTTGAAATCATCGCCCCGGAAGGGATCTCAACCAAGCTGATCCCGCAGGGACGCTTTGTGACTAACGATCCGATGACCCTGGTGCGCTGGCTTACGGCGGGTGTCGGCGTAGCTTACGTTCCGCTGATGTGGGTGATCGAGGAGATCAATCGTGGCGAACTGGAGATCCTGCTGCCGAGCTACCAGTCCGATCCGCGTCCAGTTTATGCACTCTATACCGAGAAGGACAAACTCCCCCTGAAGGTACAGGTGTGTATTAACTCTCTGACGGAATATTTCGTTG